Proteins from one Mucilaginibacter jinjuensis genomic window:
- a CDS encoding urea transporter, whose protein sequence is MKQGIPGFIKAIINTYSVLFFSQNRVLGIILLLVTFFNVQVGACGLACVIFSLLVVRAMGYQRENIQLGIYSFNALLLGIALGTFYHVNILFFLWLAVACLIVVVATIILTERFNKSGLPVLSLPFIITFWIVLLAANSIFKTGLQQKSSYLLEELYNCPGTLAGFQGYLVIQCPFYLNLFFRSLSAVLFQNNMLIGMLMSIGLLIHSRITFSLLVIGFVASCALNAITHTYPDGISYYHLGANFMMTTAAVGGFFIIPSWRSYLAAVLSIPVVVILVNAFTGILGVYYLPVLSLPFCLINITLLYVLKLRKNPRQLNLISIQHYSPERNLYQFLNHAERLNDFKYFPFHLPFMGSWTVSQGYDGAITHKNEWGQALDFVIEDEDKKTYKLPGTLPEHYYCFNKPVLACGDGVVENVVDYIEDNAIGQTNDKENWGNTVVIKHTNGLYSKVSHLKKLSIKVSPGDTVKQGHLLGLCGNSGRSPEPHLHFQAQATPYIGSKTLAYPFAYYATNDKQGDPFHSFTIPQEGVVLSSPEINTSIKKAFDLQPGYMAKISTANRSEIVEVYTDELNQSYIYSKETGASAYFINNGTVFYFTSFYGDKHSLIYYFYLTAFKVIFSSNESIIAHDVYPIQQTTNKAKLCLQDLIAPFYCFIRLEYQSSYQPQKNGVAIQSKQTDNSIPVMEATLNVANNSLQGFNIRYNGTTIEAQWTTENM, encoded by the coding sequence AATATTCAATTGGGCATTTATAGTTTTAACGCCTTGTTATTGGGTATAGCATTGGGGACTTTCTACCATGTAAATATTTTGTTTTTTCTATGGCTGGCCGTTGCCTGCTTAATTGTAGTAGTGGCTACCATTATACTAACGGAGCGCTTTAACAAATCGGGCTTACCGGTATTGTCGTTACCTTTTATCATTACGTTTTGGATTGTGTTGCTGGCCGCCAATAGCATTTTTAAAACAGGCTTGCAGCAAAAAAGCAGTTACCTGTTAGAAGAATTGTATAACTGCCCGGGCACACTGGCCGGGTTTCAAGGTTATCTGGTTATTCAGTGTCCTTTTTATCTTAACCTGTTTTTCCGCTCGCTAAGTGCTGTATTGTTTCAGAATAATATGCTGATTGGTATGCTGATGAGCATCGGCTTGTTGATTCATTCGCGCATTACATTTAGCCTGTTAGTAATTGGCTTTGTAGCGTCATGTGCGTTGAATGCCATTACACATACTTATCCCGATGGCATTAGCTACTACCACCTCGGCGCCAACTTTATGATGACTACCGCTGCGGTGGGCGGCTTCTTTATCATTCCATCCTGGCGGTCATACTTGGCTGCTGTTCTATCTATCCCTGTTGTTGTAATTTTGGTGAATGCCTTTACCGGTATCCTCGGCGTTTATTATCTGCCGGTACTATCGCTGCCTTTTTGCTTAATTAATATCACCTTGTTGTATGTATTAAAGCTGCGTAAAAATCCTCGTCAGCTCAATTTAATCAGCATCCAGCATTACTCGCCCGAACGCAATTTGTACCAGTTTTTAAACCATGCCGAAAGGTTAAACGATTTCAAATATTTTCCATTCCATTTACCATTTATGGGCAGCTGGACGGTTTCGCAAGGCTATGATGGAGCCATCACCCATAAAAATGAATGGGGCCAGGCGCTCGATTTTGTAATTGAAGACGAGGACAAAAAAACATATAAACTCCCCGGCACATTGCCTGAACATTATTACTGCTTCAACAAACCCGTTTTGGCCTGCGGCGATGGTGTGGTTGAGAATGTAGTTGACTATATCGAGGATAACGCCATCGGCCAAACCAACGACAAAGAAAACTGGGGCAACACCGTAGTTATTAAACACACCAACGGGCTGTACTCTAAAGTGTCGCACCTCAAAAAACTCTCCATCAAGGTAAGCCCCGGCGATACAGTAAAGCAAGGCCATCTGTTAGGTTTATGCGGCAACTCCGGCCGCTCACCGGAGCCACATTTGCATTTCCAGGCGCAGGCTACACCTTACATCGGTTCTAAAACTTTGGCTTATCCTTTTGCCTATTATGCCACTAATGATAAGCAGGGCGATCCATTCCATAGCTTTACCATTCCGCAGGAAGGTGTTGTTTTAAGTTCGCCCGAGATCAATACCTCCATCAAAAAAGCTTTCGATTTGCAACCGGGCTATATGGCTAAAATAAGCACTGCGAACCGGTCGGAGATTGTGGAGGTTTATACCGATGAATTGAACCAATCTTACATCTACAGTAAAGAAACCGGGGCTTCGGCTTACTTTATTAATAATGGCACTGTATTTTATTTCACCAGTTTTTATGGCGATAAGCATTCCTTGATATACTATTTTTATCTAACTGCGTTTAAAGTAATTTTCAGCAGTAATGAAAGTATTATAGCACACGATGTTTACCCTATACAGCAAACCACTAACAAGGCAAAACTTTGCTTACAGGATTTAATAGCACCATTTTATTGTTTCATCAGGCTCGAATATCAAAGCAGTTATCAGCCTCAAAAAAATGGTGTGGCTATACAATCAAAACAAACAGATAATAGTATCCCGGTGATGGAAGCCACCTTAAATGTTGCCAATAATAGTTTGCAGGGTTTTAACATCCGCTACAACGGAACAACAATTGAAGCACAATGGACTACAGAAAATATGTGA
- a CDS encoding tetratricopeptide repeat protein gives MDYRKYVILLFIVLCGFQKLKAQDNGFMVADSTSAALSKAGNWQEMINYGHQTLAAGTDFPGLRLRIAFAYFITNNYKEALAEYNRVLQKDAYNQTARYYAYYSANFLNNYLQASYNAGYLDKGTLRKEGVSPFGLLDMGVESGEKFVSSSRRGNGFYTHGGFSNRLGWRLQLEQSVIYYNQDIINRIGFGPRSDRYKLSDDQIEYFAKLSYMLNQNFTLIGSYHYLTTKYNSTIYRSNLWLAGIKYQGTDVDLQGDVNFGDIIKQPITQYNAKLTYYPSGNLNVYTISRLSDKYLKSKDHFIFNQAIGFKIVKNTWLESGVTFGSQEDYLDSDGLYVYNSVDNTKFKFNETAFYQLNIHAQLRLIYTYEQKADAYFPINYNQNSLTLGFLWKF, from the coding sequence ATGGACTACAGAAAATATGTGATATTGCTGTTTATCGTGCTCTGTGGCTTTCAAAAACTTAAAGCCCAGGATAACGGCTTTATGGTTGCCGATAGTACTTCGGCAGCACTATCAAAAGCAGGCAACTGGCAGGAAATGATTAATTACGGCCATCAAACACTGGCGGCCGGTACCGATTTTCCGGGTTTGAGGCTGCGGATTGCATTTGCCTATTTCATTACCAATAACTACAAAGAGGCCCTGGCCGAATATAACCGGGTATTGCAAAAAGATGCCTACAACCAAACTGCCCGTTACTATGCGTACTACAGCGCCAACTTTTTAAACAACTATCTGCAGGCATCATACAACGCCGGTTACCTGGATAAAGGGACATTAAGAAAAGAAGGCGTATCGCCATTCGGCTTGCTTGACATGGGTGTTGAAAGCGGTGAAAAGTTTGTGAGCAGCAGCAGGCGCGGCAATGGCTTTTATACGCATGGCGGCTTTAGCAATCGACTGGGCTGGCGTTTACAACTGGAGCAATCTGTCATTTATTACAACCAGGATATTATCAATCGGATTGGTTTCGGACCACGATCAGACAGGTACAAGTTATCCGACGATCAGATCGAATACTTTGCCAAGCTGAGTTATATGCTCAATCAAAACTTTACGTTGATTGGCTCGTACCATTATTTAACTACCAAATATAACAGCACTATATATCGCAGTAATTTATGGTTAGCCGGTATTAAATATCAGGGAACCGATGTTGATTTACAGGGCGATGTTAATTTCGGCGATATTATTAAGCAACCTATTACCCAATACAACGCCAAACTAACTTATTACCCATCGGGCAATCTAAATGTGTATACGATAAGCCGCCTGTCCGACAAGTATTTGAAAAGCAAAGATCACTTTATTTTTAACCAGGCCATTGGCTTTAAGATTGTTAAAAATACATGGCTCGAATCGGGCGTAACGTTTGGCAGCCAGGAAGATTACCTTGATTCTGACGGTTTGTATGTTTATAACTCGGTTGATAACACCAAGTTTAAGTTTAATGAAACAGCTTTTTACCAGTTAAACATTCATGCACAATTGCGGTTAATTTATACTTACGAGCAAAAGGCCGATGCCTATTTCCCCATAAACTATAACCAAAATTCGCTTACTTTAGGTTTTTTATGGAAGTTTTAA
- a CDS encoding tetratricopeptide repeat protein, producing MEVLKRPLFTALALLLTLQLQAQTNAVLQKAFHNSYADETNKNYTAAINDISPYYADNNYEINIRLGWLNYLNQNYNASQSYYQKAVNLKPGSIEAKFGYVKPLSFLKSWDKVLDQYLSILKIDPQNTQANYWAGIIYYNHKQYDSAIKCFRGVINLYPFDYDGNHMIAWSLLLSGKKAEARPYFEKALLIKPGDDSSEDGLARCK from the coding sequence ATGGAAGTTTTAAAAAGACCATTATTTACTGCCCTTGCATTGCTGCTTACCCTGCAATTACAGGCACAAACTAATGCCGTTTTACAAAAAGCGTTTCATAACAGTTATGCCGACGAGACGAATAAAAACTACACAGCCGCCATTAATGATATTTCGCCCTATTATGCTGATAATAACTACGAAATCAACATCAGGCTGGGCTGGCTTAACTACTTAAACCAGAATTATAACGCTTCACAATCGTACTATCAAAAGGCGGTAAACCTTAAACCGGGGTCGATCGAGGCTAAATTTGGCTATGTAAAACCATTGTCTTTTCTAAAAAGCTGGGATAAAGTTTTAGATCAGTACCTATCCATCTTAAAAATAGATCCGCAAAATACGCAGGCCAATTATTGGGCGGGTATTATTTATTACAATCACAAGCAATATGATTCTGCCATTAAATGCTTTAGGGGTGTGATTAACTTATACCCGTTTGACTATGACGGAAATCACATGATTGCCTGGTCGCTTCTATTGTCCGGCAAGAAGGCAGAGGCTCGTCCATACTTCGAAAAAGCCCTCCTGATTAAACCAGGTGACGATTCGAGCGAAGATGGACTCGCCCGCTGTAAGTAA
- the eat gene encoding ethanolamine permease, with translation MNQASAQTLKRSLKPIHLWAIAVGLVISGEYFGWNYGWGVAGTIGFLIATLIITVMYVTFIFSYTELTTAIPHAGGAFAYSYRAMGPFGGLIAGYATLIDFLLATPAIAFALGSYLHFLYPAIPVLSSALFFNVVFIFINILGVKESATFSVFITILAVAELLLFMGVIGPHFKMANYVANPMPFGWTGIFAALPYAVWFYLAIEGVAMVAEEVKDPEKNIPKGYISGLATLTFLALGVMILTGGITDWRKLSNLDYPLPEAIAVVLGKGNGLTKIFASIGLFGLIASFHGTILASSRQVFAMARSGYLPRRLARINHRFKTPHWSVIAGGFVSFAALFTGTTSQVIILSVLGAVVMYMMSMLSLFILRKKEPGLKRTFSAPFYPVFPALALLISVICLVAIMYYNLTVSYIFFAGLAVSILIFILTGKHKIAIKDDVLLEQAAVMISTE, from the coding sequence ATGAACCAGGCATCTGCACAAACACTAAAACGTAGCTTAAAGCCCATTCACTTGTGGGCCATTGCCGTAGGGCTGGTTATATCCGGCGAGTATTTCGGCTGGAATTATGGCTGGGGCGTAGCCGGGACTATTGGCTTTTTAATTGCCACGCTCATCATCACGGTAATGTACGTTACCTTCATTTTCAGCTATACCGAACTCACCACTGCCATACCACATGCAGGCGGCGCCTTTGCCTACAGCTATCGCGCCATGGGGCCGTTTGGCGGGTTAATTGCCGGTTATGCTACCCTTATTGATTTTCTATTGGCCACACCTGCCATTGCCTTTGCGCTTGGTAGTTACCTGCATTTTTTATACCCGGCCATCCCGGTATTGTCTTCGGCATTGTTTTTTAATGTGGTGTTTATCTTCATCAATATTTTAGGAGTGAAGGAATCGGCCACCTTCTCAGTTTTCATCACCATACTGGCGGTGGCCGAACTGCTGTTATTTATGGGCGTTATCGGCCCGCATTTTAAAATGGCCAACTATGTAGCCAACCCAATGCCTTTCGGGTGGACGGGCATCTTTGCCGCCTTGCCTTACGCCGTTTGGTTTTACCTGGCGATAGAAGGCGTTGCCATGGTTGCAGAAGAAGTAAAAGACCCCGAGAAGAATATACCCAAAGGCTATATCTCCGGCCTTGCCACACTTACCTTTCTGGCTTTGGGTGTAATGATCCTCACCGGCGGCATAACCGACTGGCGCAAACTCTCCAACCTTGATTATCCACTGCCCGAAGCCATAGCCGTAGTACTGGGCAAGGGCAACGGGCTCACCAAAATATTTGCCAGCATCGGATTATTCGGACTGATCGCATCTTTCCACGGCACCATCCTCGCTTCATCGCGACAGGTATTTGCTATGGCACGAAGCGGCTATTTACCACGGAGATTGGCCAGGATCAACCACCGTTTTAAAACACCGCACTGGTCGGTAATAGCAGGGGGCTTTGTAAGTTTTGCTGCCTTGTTTACTGGGACAACCAGCCAGGTAATTATCCTCTCTGTACTTGGTGCGGTGGTGATGTATATGATGAGCATGCTTAGCCTGTTTATCCTCCGCAAAAAAGAGCCGGGTTTAAAGCGCACATTTAGCGCTCCGTTTTACCCGGTTTTTCCGGCTTTGGCATTACTTATTTCAGTAATATGTTTGGTGGCTATTATGTACTATAATTTAACGGTTAGCTACATCTTTTTTGCAGGTTTGGCGGTGTCTATTTTGATTTTCATCCTGACAGGTAAACACAAGATCGCCATCAAAGATGATGTACTTTTGGAGCAAGCTGCCGTAATGATTTCAACCGAATAA